DNA from Hippocampus zosterae strain Florida chromosome 18, ASM2543408v3, whole genome shotgun sequence:
TGTTGTCGAAAAAtcaattttactttgaagttGCAGCAACGACCGTAGCGCCAAACTGTTGTCGTTTCTCCTCCTACAGCGAAGACGGGAGATGTGATGAGACAGTTCGGCGACGTGTATAAGCAGCAGTATGCCGTCGCTCTCTTCAACAGCATCCGCTACGAGATCGAAGGAGGTGGCGGGCCACAATCGCAGTTGCTCCACCGGAAGGCAAGTACCCAAAGCCGTTTTCTGTCATCACCGCCAAGAAACCCTCGAGCGAGCTAGCGAGCCAATTAAAGGCCAATGCGGTAAAACGGCATGTTTAACCGCTCGCTGCGTTTGTGATCATGAAGAGGAGCAAGTACAGAACCGGTTGCCAAGGGATTTGTCAACAAAGGCCAACAGAACAATGGAGTAAAAGCTTTTGGACGAAATGCACTTTGAAGATTTTGCTCATTTgatcaaaataaatgcatttcttaatttttttttttttcaggatcctTTGGCTGGCCGTTCGATCTTTTCAGGGAATTTGTTTCAGTACCTGGAGGAGAATCGCAAGTGGAGAAATCGCTTCGTATCGGTGCCGAACAACTACACCATCAACCTCTATGAGAGCAAAATAGTGGGTTCACTTGACTCGCTCCTTTGCCTAATTTTTTTACCTTAGTTATGACAACATgtaattattttgatttttttttaaaggcacatGAGCGGACTCTGCATCCCAAAGTAACCATCAACTGTGCCGGCTACAAGGCCCTCACGTCTATTGAAGATTACATGGAACTGATTAACGAAAGCCTTCCAGGTATTCGGCTGACGACATACACGACTCCCAAAACAGTTCGGGATagttggctttcaggtgaaattgaaAAAGTTCACGCTGCAGTGGTATcatatcgtatcgtatcgtatggtatcgtatcgtatcgtatggTATCGTATCATATCGTACCgtatcgtattgtattgtatcgtatcgtatcgtatcgtatggTATGGTATTGTACCGTATTGTACCGTACCGTaccgtatcgtatcgtatcgtattgtatcgtatcgtatcgtatcgtatcgtatcatATACTAGTACGATTAACTTGTGTGTGAGTACTAACCAACACTTGATGCATGCTGGTTGCCTTTTTCTAAATGAATTTGTCCCTCACCTTGTTTCAGATGTCAAAGCCAAATCGAGCAGCAATCCGTTTATCAGATGTGCAACGCAGTTCCCACTCATCCTGTGGCACCCGTACGCCCGCCATCATTACTTCTGTGTGATGACCGAGAAGGAGCAGCAGAAGTGGCACGCCGTCTTGCAAGACTGCGTCCGGCACTGTAACAACGGTGAGAAAAAAACTCCAGTAGCCAGTTCACTATGACACCGTCGGCGCCCTTAATTGTTCGTCATCGGGCGACAAGTTCAAAGGAGCTCCGAGTGGGGCCACCCGTGGAATCTGTGAGCAGTGAAAGTCACTGAAACTCCGAAATGGGTGTGTGAAGCTTGCAAAGTCGAAATATTTGACAGCGGATTATTATGCACCCGCGCACAACTAGTCATTAATAAAAATTCACATGTGAGGTGAGCGCCATTGTGGGAACAAAATGTCGGAAACACCTTGTGTGGATCATGAGAGCTTTGATGGTGGCCAACGTTGACAATATTGCTGTGGTGCGAATTACAGAGTGACGAAAGAGGCTGAcgttgcccccccgcccccgttggACTCTTAACAGAATTAGCGAACAAAGTTAGGAGTCGTCTCGGCTGAACTCTGTTCTTAGCGGCCtttgtgctgctgttgttgttggaaGAAATCAAGTGGCAATCAGTTAGTGGCGCATACTTGGCTAAAAAGGAATCTCAAGCTGGCTGTCACGCTCTTGTTGTAAAAGAAAATTCAATggaggaatggggggggggggtcctcggcTCAGAGCTATAACTTCTAGGGCAATCAATGTCCTACAGtggagaaaagaaatgaaaagagaGTGCACAATGgggtactgatttttttttttttttaatcgtgttaTGTCATGAATCATCAGCTGGACATCTGCAGTGACGAGGCTTGGGTCAACGCAAGTTCACAATACTTGCTGCCGTGGAGTGCAAACAATTAAAGGGAAATTCCCCGCGTAACTGTCAGCTAGTGAAATGCGTCGgaacaaaataatcatcatcataataattttaagttaaaaaaaaaacactgaacatTCAACATGCGTTTTCAATGGAAAAAATGGGTGAAATggccccttcaaaataaaagtaggataaaaaatttaaagaaaaaacatctCAGAATGTGCAAATTGCGAGTATGACGGTGTCTACTGTATGTTGTAATAATTTCTCCCCAATGCCGCTTCTTCCTCCTCGTCATAAAAATCTCAGTAGCGGTTTTTACATAATCCAGGCAGATCGAACGCATAAGCATTTATGCATATCACATATTTACGATGAACAGATTACAAAATCGAGACATGCCCAAGGATGCACAAACATTCTttcgtgacatttttgtcaggcTGTTATTCTCGCGCGCACTTCTTGGCAAGTCACTCGGGGAGTCCGCCGTGCCAACTTCCTGCAATAATGTGTTGACAACACTAATCCGCGGGTTGACTGAAAAGTTGCTGTTGTCCGACGGCGGAACCTCTCACTCATTAAATTGATCAATTCATCACGAAGCCTGCTCATGActcctgatcatttcaatccGCTGCGATGGAGGAGGGGCAAAAGTCATGCGGGGTAGGGGCTCTCAAGGACCCCCACGGCACGTTTCACTGTACTTGCCTTGAGCTGTGAAGTCACAGCCAACGCTCAAAGGCTTTCTTTGTTACTAGTTAATCGATCACTTATTGGGAGATAGCTTGATGTGTGCTCACAGTGGAAAGTGAATTATCATCTGGTTAATAGTTAGCTATTAGCTTGAAGAAATAGGGGTTGCTGGATGTGTTGATGggagtgattttattttgaaatctgcATTTGAATTGTCATTTCCTGTTCAGCGCTTCCCATTTTAAGTGTCGTAGCAAATGCCAAACGAGCCAAGTGGAATTTTATTACCCAGATTTACATACATCGATGCCTCTGTCTATTTTTATATCCTATGCCCAAACCAGAGCTCGGATGTCGATGATTGAGAGGAACAAGTAGTGCATACATTTTGCTCATAAAACAAAACCAGCCCTTGCCTGTCTTGTTCAGCCTTTTTGACTCCTCCACACGACCTGTTTGGGCATGCTCAGCGAGTCCCCGCGGTACATTCCATCTGGGCTTGAAGAACACGCCGGAAGGAAGCCGGGACTGTGTTGGTGTTTCGCGATGGCTTTGGCACGTCGAGGTCAATTGGATCAGTGTGTCTTGATGACATTCGTGGCTTTGGCCTGCGTTACCACGCCCGGTCTCACCTCTGTCATgttttgaggagaaaaaaaactgaactggCAAACGACTTTTCAGGCGAGTCGTAAAATGACTTTATGGATGCGTGACCTCTGCCCTCCGTGCGGGCAATTTAAAAGGGAGTTGGCTCGATTAGCTCGTATGTTCTTCAAGGGAAAATCGGGTGTTGGCAGTCCAAAGCTTGCTTCTTTTAGTGTATATGAAATCGGATAGATCGGGGGTCTCCAAACGGCAGCCCGGGGGCCATTGCCGGCCCGTCAGCCGTTTTAGAGTGGCCCTTTTATCCTTCCATTTTGATGTATGTGGCCCTCAAACGACACCTGCTTGATTTTTATCGGTTAATTTTCcacgtgtttttatttatcGTTTTATTTATCGGGCATTCTGGAGGCCCGTGGGAGCTCTTTGGGGCCTGAAACTCCAAATGAGAGCCTGGAGACCAAACTATTCTATTTTGGCCTCGGACCAAAGtcatgtttaaatgttgaaaaggcattttttttattttatttttttacagcacaGCGACATCTTACAGTGTGCCCCTTCTTCCAGAGAATTCACCACGCCCCGCATTTCAGTGATGACATGTACAATAGGATAATGAGTTCACAAAAGCGTTGAATGTGCTCCCTTTCTATCACGAGCCGACGGCAAAGGCGCACATTTAGGTCAGCTGGTGAAGTTCCTTGTCAGCAGGCTGCTGCTGTTGAATTCTGTGGCGCCCATTCAGAGTGTCACGTTGGTCAATACATAAAGGCCGGCTTTCGGGGCAATGAGGTCATTGCTTAACAGAAATCATTAACGGGGCAGTGTGCAGAATTATCCTGATTTTTTTAGTAGTTGAATCCTGGAGCCTTGAATTGATTGATTGCAAAATGATGGCTCCAAGGCCTGGGAATCTTGTTGCTCCACATCCCAGCCGATAGAGTGCAGTCAGCCTCGCAAAGAGGGAAATACCTCCAAATTTATGCTACGCTAATTGCTGCCACATGTTCTATTTTTACTCAGTGCCCCCCACTAGACACTGCGGAGGAATAAATGTACGGCCTCGTGGTTCAACTGCTTGGCAAAGAGATCAAAAATATTGCCTGTAAATCGACATGGCTTCTCCAGTGAGTAagaaaatgtaagaaaaaatGTGCGGCATTAATGCTAGCGACGCGCCGTTGGCAAACATAATTaatcaccaaaacaaacaagataagatttgcattttttttgttccctttgCGGCCTGTTCAACCAATCGAACACTCAATAAAACTTGACGCAGACTTTGAGCTAAAACAGGTCTGGCCTGTAACTGCGCGTATCACTTCACTCGCAAATTATCATCGGCTTGGATGTCGTCTCACTTTGTCACAAAGTCCTCATTTTTGGCTTTCTGAGGGTCAATTGCGGTGCATTTTTTTGACCCGCCAAGGTCTCCGTTTGTTTTCTCCTGCGAGTCTCGCATCTCCACGCGACCTTCCACTGACCGTCTTCCCTTTCACCCATCACTGCAAAGTTATCGGGGAGGGGCGGTTTCCCGTTGGGCtcgccctgcccccccccccccccacgacaaTTCCTGACTCATTTCCTGACTTTGTCACCCTCCTCTGAATCACAGACCTGCTATCTATCGCAACACATGGCCCGTTCTTGGTTTGAGGTGAAGTGACGAAGGAATCAATGTGAACGTGAAGCCTCACAAAACGTAAACGTTCTACTGATTTTGAATAATCAACATTTCAAGgggctgggtggggggggctgaagcatacacgtttttttttaaaaaagaaaatgtaactgGTGTTGTTTTATGAGATGAATTTGGTTTGCGGGTGAGCTACTAATTATTAAGTGTTTGGTGCACCGCGGTCTTCAAGgctgcattattttattttatttttttcgttttttttaatgtactaaaGACAGTTGAATCTCTTCACATCACCACAACCACATGACAGTAAGTCACTTCCTAAAAACACAccgctgttgttgttttagcaCAGCTCCTTCGGTCCTGTCCGTTGTGTGTGTCAGTAACCATGTGAAttctgtcaccccccccccctcaaaaaaaagcatcttcctCTTTTGAGGAGCATGATAGTTCATTTGGTTGTGTTCCACTCTAACCACTGCTAGATTTATTCTCCAGACACAGATTCATCTTTGTCATCACTTAGGGAAACTTCatatttccaaaaagtatatttAGTGCAGACATAGCATGTGCACGCTCGGGCAACCAACCGCATTAGTTCAGGCTGGTTATTttgaccccaccccacccccaaaaaagtaaaataaatagaatCATAATTTGCACAATATAACTCACATAAATAGCGGTGACTTGTTTAAATGATTTGTCTTGgtcattcaacaacaaaaaaagagctcGTTTCCTTCTCATTACCGCCACCCTCAGGTCTGCCGGAGGACTGCACCGTTCAGACGCCGGCCTTCACTGACACTGTGAGACTGCACAGACAAGCGAAAGGCCACTATGGGACCTGGGACATGATGTGTGGAACGCCTTCACAGGTAGGCCACTCTCGACCTGACTCGAATCCGTTCACTCTGGCTTCCCGGGCCCATAACATGTAAGCTACCAAAGTTTGAAAACTATATGTTAGGTACACTGAATACAGTAAAATTCCCTCCACTGCGTTTTATTTGATGTTCAGTTTGTAACTGTTTTGTTCTGGCTCCTATATatgaatgtgtatatatattcattttcttcttcaacCGCACACCTGCTTCCCACACCAAAAGACAAGAATACCTTGACACATGAATGTAAGAAGAGGGCAGCCATCCTCCAGCCCTTTTGCCATAACGCCGTGCCAAAGGTCACCCGAGTCTCACTTCTCAATGAGTCCCTTTCAGTTTTCTACGAGCGCTCCTGAATCAGCCTGTGTTCTTTTCCGTCGCCTTTCCCTTTGCTTATTGCTTGTTTCgcccccccccgcgccgcaaTGCTTTTGCTACCTGCCTACGCGTAGCTGACGGAGTGTACGGCTCAAGTCAAGATGACATTTGTGTGTCCTCCCAAACACGCGGCATGTCCCGTTTCTCGCCCTATAACACGCGTCACATATTTCCTGCTCGGTAAGATATTTTCGATTGCAGTGAGTGACAAAATGTTgtgcgtatttttttttaaatggttaatTCAATGCACGTGGTTTTCATTTCCATTCTGACAATATTTTTACAGTGCATTTATTCATCTGCAAGTCGTCCCCCTCCTATGCCAGATCATATTTCGGTCTTTCATGATTGAAAAATATCATCTTGTCCCGTGCTGATATTTACTCTCAGACTTGATGTACGGCATGAGAAACTGTTGTTTGCACTTGCGAggtgaatattttatttaaatgtgttaaaataaacacaaatcatgaAAATTAGCGGTTCATTAATATTCAAATGAACTCGTCTGCTCTTCCACTATTTGCATCGTCACAAAATGGGTGAGACACGAGACGATGCTTCCGCTCGCCTTGATTGAATGAATACTCTGCACAtcgcgtgtgtgttttggtacTCTACGCTACTTCTTGCCTCTGAATATTTCATCTCAATGGGCACACTGTGTCTTTTCAAGTTTATTTTGGTGGTTCTTTGGGTCACGTTGAGGGTGAGTGGAgaatagtccccccccccccccacatgcctcaacacacacgcacacaccacacCCTCAgagcaaatcaaaacaaaaacaaaacaaggaaagCCAACATCAAAATGTGAATCGCAACCGATTCAAGAGTGCGCTTAGCTAGCCACcgtcaaaatgttatttttagctgtgtgtgttttcaatgcgCTGCATGTTTGTACTGTGGGAAaggaaagaaatgtcatctgtgctccATGTTACGCATCGAGCATATCTGACAGTAAAGCTGACTGGACCtgatgtgtatatgtgtatgtgtatgtgtgtgtgtgtgtccagatcCTGGCAAATCTAGTGATGGAGAGTCTCCATCCTGAAGTGAGAAACGCAATCGGTCCTCGTTTGAAAGGCAAGATGCAGCAAAGGCAGCGAGATTGGATGTTTGTGAGTTCTCGTCCGATTGTTTCAGCACAGCGGAAGAGTGAGAATAATGCTTATTATTGGCACGTATGtgttttttggttggtttttttttgtagatctcTGATGCAGTTTACCGGCAAGTTTTGTCCCAGACCGCCAGTGAGTATGAACTTCTTCTTGAAAACTGCGAGACTCGGAAGGTTCAGCTGGATGCCAGGCTGAGAACTGACATGGACCAGGTCATCACATCCAAAGAACACGTCAGCAGCAAGATTCGAGGTAAGCCAATTCACTGAGATGATTTTCCGCAACTTCCTCATGGCAACTGACCTCCTCCGAATTTGAATCAGGCACTAGAAAAACGATTGTGGTTCATTTTTAATGAGTTTGGAAAATAATGCTCGTGTGCTTCTCCCGCGTGCGCAGCCCTGGTGTTACCCAAAGCCGAGTCTCTCCTGAAGAGGAGCGTCCAACCTTACATCAACTCCATCCTAGAGGCTCTCATGGAGCCCATCAGCCGAGGTTTCGCTGAGGTCAGGGATGTTTTCTTCCGGGAGGTGGTGGACATCAGCAAGAACCTCTTAAACGGAGGAGACAAAGAAAAACTGGCAGAGGTAAGTCGGATTTTTGCTCAGGGCACATTTGTTGCCTCCATGCGCTGCCACCCCCGCAAACCGGATCACGCCGCCGCGTGGATATTTCGTGACAGCACCTGGAGAAGCTCTCCATGCTGGCCTTCCATCCAGTCAAAATGAAGAGTTGCTATGATAATGTGGAGGAGCTCAACCTGGAGGGACTGCAGCAAAGGTTCGACGTCTCCAGCCCTTCGGTATTTGTCAGCAGGGCTCAGATCCTCATGAGGGAGGTGAGAAGTtaagctgccatttttttttttctcgctctctctggaATGTTCACATGTTGCCAATAGTCAATGCGCTGTCGCTGTGGCTGAGAGGGAACCTGCTAGTCGGCTCAAAGAAACTTCGCAGTTGCCTGTTAGTGGCCGAGCATGACGTTCTAAACCACCGAAATACGACttcttgtgggtttttttttctttgacagcAAATGGACAATGCAGTGCACACATTtgagcagctgctgcagcagtCGTTAGCTGCCCAAGGAGAAAATGACATGTGTAAAATCATCCAAGGGTGCCAGGACAGGGTTCTCAAGGTAAACTGGAAAGAAAGAACACGGATATTGTGTAAccgataatttaaaaaaaaaaaaaaagaagcttcatTCGTCATGATTTTTGCAACGGCGTTTTCGGTTTCTCCCTCCAGAAGTACGATTACGACAGCAGCACAGTACGCAAGAAGTTCTTCAGAGAGGCTCTGCTGCAGATCATCATCCCCTAcatgctgcagcagctggcgccGTCCTGCTCCCCTGtaaatgcccccccacccccccgctgcACTGCATTTTGACAATCTTGTTTTCCTCGTGTCAGCTGTtggatcaataataataatattcaacaCATCAGGCCTTTATTGAACTGCAGAGTGTTTTAATAGATGAACCCGTGTCTTCGTGCCCCCCCCTCCAGGAGCTGCCGCGTTTTAAAGAGCTCATCTTTGAGGATTTCTCCCCTTTCCTTCTTGTGGAAAATATGTTTGAGGAGGTGGTGCTGCAGTCTGTCACGAAGGACATCATGATGGGTGAGGATTGCGGAACGATTAAGCCTCCGATTGTCCTTGGGGGGTCGATTTGtttatcattcaaaaaaaataatcgttgACTTTTTTTGCTCCACACGTGCGTTCGTTTCCCGTGCGTAGCTGTGAAGGAGGCCGCCGTCCAGAGGAGGCACAATCTCTACAGGGACAGTATTGTCTTGACCAACAGTGACCCCGACCTCCAAGCGCTTGGCGAAAATCTTCCCGTGGACTGGGCCACCAAATTCGGCAACGGTCAACCCGAAGGTGGTAGCGGCGATGGCGACGGAGGTTCTGGGAAAAAACGCAAGCAGGTGGTGTCCATGATCCAGCTCGAAGGAGTACCTTTGCCCTACGAGTCGTGTTTGGAAGTTCCTGGGGTGGAGCTCATCCCCGAAGAACAAGCCGCGGCGTCCGATGACGCGGAGGAGCAGGCAGAGGCCGACGCGTGCGGGGGGCCGAAATCCCCGGATAGCGTGGACGAAATCAGAGATCTGATCAATCCGGTGACGGAAGTGGTGCTGCCAGATGAAATCCAGAGCGACGCGTCCAACGGGACGCTGCCGACACTGGCCGATGGCGCGCAGGAGGAGGTGAGCCACATCACCACGTTGGTGGAGGATGTCCCCTTGAAGTCTCCGCAGGAGAAGAGATCACCGCAGTCCATCCTCCAGCAGTTGGTGGGAAACAAGGAACAGGAAGACGAGAAGGAGGAAGCGGCCATTAAGAGTGCTATTGAGGAAATCGAGTTAGCGGTACAGGAAGGTGAGCACGAACAAACTACGGAGGTTTCCGCCACCAAATCGGATTCGTCGCGGCAGCCGGCGTCGGCGAAGGACTCCGCTCCACACGAAGAGCCTCAGCCTGTCCAAAAGAGCCTGAACGGCGACGACAGTATCATAGACCCTGTAGAAGTGGAAGTGGCTGTCGCGTAGGATGGCCGCCGTCCCAAACGCTCGTTGTGTGAGAGGTGGGAGTGCATTTTGCTGGGACTTGCTTCGTATCGTTTCTTTGTTGATGTTGCACACCTCAAGGACCAATGATCTCATCCACGGCTTGACTTCCCTGAGATATTGTTCTTGGTGATTGGTTCTTCCGTATAATCCCCACGCAGGCTTCCTTCATATTTTGTTAATGACACTGAATGCATCacgcttgggtttttttttttttttttgaacgctGATTATGATATTCAGCACAAAAATACCCTTGTGGTCAAATGGGATATTCTCTAAAACCTGACAATTTTGCAATAATGCGTTGACGGTAGTGCGCCGTTCTTGGCAGCAGGGGGCACTGCAGTATATCCCCTTATTTTAACAACTACAGTTTTTCAAATCATATCTATTTTTGTAAGTGTTTTCTGTATTTATAATGTAGACTTGATGCGTGTTTTAAGCGATTGCGTTTGTAGGTGTTGGCTTCAATGTGTGGGAGTTTTAAAACCTATAATCTCAGTCGGCTTTTCTATTTTTCTCCAGCTTCACTGTAAATGCATTCGATCAAACGTTACGGGTGTCTAGTAAagcacattttctttcttttttctcattCTTTGGGCTCAGGTTCAGTTTGCTCAGCTCAAATTGGCCTTGTGAACCATAAATGTTTgagaggtttttttgtttgttttttttaacctgttcaTCACACAGAGGTTGGGATAAGAAACCAAACGAGTCACAATTTGTTAATTACTCACTGGGGAGACAAAAGCTTTTTGAATTATTCGTTTAGAGACTTTGAGAAATAATGACATACAATAACATGAAACGCGGTTAGTGTATACACTTTTTGCACTCGCAATACAATTCAAACATTCTTTAAATAAAGTACGTGATCTGTTTTATCTTAGATGCTGAGAAGAGAGCTGCAAATCCTTcactcttttttaaaaacatttttaatagcTTCAGCTTGTAAAATCACCTCTTGCATCTTGAAACATTTGTCTGGACACCTTTGGTGCAAGAATTAAAATTGTTAAACTATACATTGCTTTCAATGGAGGGGCGCGGACACCTCTCCTTTATTTATTCCTGTACCCGTGTGGTTGTGCTTTTCCAGATCTAGGTCTTTGTTTTCGTCATCTTGAAATATGTACCGTACAAACATTTGTTGTTGAATAAAGTTATTTCCTGAACTATGCTTTCTTGTTTCGTTGTTAATCTGATCAAAACGTattgttttaaaacaacaaccaacaaaTATGAAGCTGAATGATTAGGTCttaaaaaatcagcaaatgtgaaaaagattttgtgaaacgaaatcaataaataaaacctcGGTAACGACCTCAATCCAAACATTAAACTTTCTCTTGGGCGCCACCTCCCGGCTAATTGATCTTATTCCAACCTTTTTCAACTTGAGCGCTCCCGTGGGACATTTATGTATTCCTTAAGGGCTACCTGAGACCCGAGGGCACGATGTTGGTGAACTCTGGCCTTGCTTTTGCCTTTGTGTTGGTTGCATATAATGTTATcatcaatccattcattttctacaatactgtactgaatttgctggagcctatcgttGTTGACTAGACCCTGGACTCATTACCCGCCAACCACCATAGGCCTCTAATCACTCACAAATAATTATACACGCATATTAATTTCAATCGAGACACCATATTCTAACACTTCCACTTAAAATtaacctgcatgtttttggagaagACGAGCGCCCACGCGAGCAGGAAGGAGGtgccgagattcaaacccagagcTCCAGAATATTTAGCttattatatttttacaatCTTAGTGGATTCATCCTGGCGTGAAAGCCAACTGACGTGTTTTTTGTTAATCAGCGTTGTCATGTTCACACTCTTATTATGACAGCCATACAAATATTTCCGGTTACCACAAGCGAACAGCTTTTGTACTTACTTCCGGTTTCTACACGTCTAAACCGGAAGTAAATTCAAAAGCTTTTCCAAGATTGGAAATTCAACCAGTCGACTCACACACGTGCTGGCCATGCAAACGTGGCTCGAGGACTTACTGACAGTTTAACATGCTGCAAGTTTTAACGTTTCGGgaaaggtttatttatttttttaatatgacgtCCAATTGATTGTCGAGATGATTCGACCAAGAAAGAAGAAGCCTATTTTTTTATGCTGCAACTACAACCTGCTAGCGTTAGCCGAATCTCAAGCCTGAACATATTCAGACGTGTTCTGTGGCACAGCGTGGGGCTTGCTACCATTCAAACTCGAAACATCTTCCAAATCGGTTAATGCAAAGAAAATGGATTACCACTTCCCACCGCAGCTTTTCCCCTCGTTCTACAACAGTGGACCACCAGGAGGCTCGCAGAAACCTTGTGCTGAAATTTGGGGCAGTTACGATCTGGTCCAACCtcaggttggttttttttgagCAAAGTTTGTTGAGATTTAATTTAATTCGAGCGCCGTGTGAGACATTTCCAGAGATAACCACTGAGTCTTTGCAAGACGCCTGTGACGTGTCTAATATTTTGAAATCCTCTGTCAACTGCACGTGAGGGGCGGTGCAAAATGTGACACTGACACATACTTGACGTGGAACTTTGTGCTTAAGTAGAGCTTGATCTGTTTGCCTAAGGAAGAATTTGGTGCAGGTAGTCATTGAACTTCCCTTTTAAAGGTAATATCACGTCAGAAAAGTAAATATTCAAAGTCTGAAAACTAACCGTACAGTAACGAGGTATTTCTCCGTCACTTCCCACCACTAATAATCTTGATAGTAATCATAAAAAGCACGTTGTGCTTTCAGGGCGGCTCTGGACCTCCAAGCAAGTGGACCTTTACATCCAGACATCAGGTGAAAGGGGAGATTTGGCGTCACAGAGAACCGGCACCGATTCCCCTCCTCAAACCAAATAACTGTGAGTGACTGACAGCTGCTATTTACAGAAATTATGTTCAAAGGTTATCAAAATTTACTAAATAG
Protein-coding regions in this window:
- the LOC127591238 gene encoding protein Niban 2-like, whose translation is MGDVVSSHLDEGKREMITAKTGDVMRQFGDVYKQQYAVALFNSIRYEIEGGGGPQSQLLHRKDPLAGRSIFSGNLFQYLEENRKWRNRFVSVPNNYTINLYESKIAHERTLHPKVTINCAGYKALTSIEDYMELINESLPDVKAKSSSNPFIRCATQFPLILWHPYARHHYFCVMTEKEQQKWHAVLQDCVRHCNNGLPEDCTVQTPAFTDTVRLHRQAKGHYGTWDMMCGTPSQILANLVMESLHPEVRNAIGPRLKGKMQQRQRDWMFISDAVYRQVLSQTASEYELLLENCETRKVQLDARLRTDMDQVITSKEHVSSKIRALVLPKAESLLKRSVQPYINSILEALMEPISRGFAEVRDVFFREVVDISKNLLNGGDKEKLAEHLEKLSMLAFHPVKMKSCYDNVEELNLEGLQQRFDVSSPSVFVSRAQILMREQMDNAVHTFEQLLQQSLAAQGENDMCKIIQGCQDRVLKKYDYDSSTVRKKFFREALLQIIIPYMLQQLAPSCSPELPRFKELIFEDFSPFLLVENMFEEVVLQSVTKDIMMAVKEAAVQRRHNLYRDSIVLTNSDPDLQALGENLPVDWATKFGNGQPEGGSGDGDGGSGKKRKQVVSMIQLEGVPLPYESCLEVPGVELIPEEQAAASDDAEEQAEADACGGPKSPDSVDEIRDLINPVTEVVLPDEIQSDASNGTLPTLADGAQEEVSHITTLVEDVPLKSPQEKRSPQSILQQLVGNKEQEDEKEEAAIKSAIEEIELAVQEGEHEQTTEVSATKSDSSRQPASAKDSAPHEEPQPVQKSLNGDDSIIDPVEVEVAVA